From Solanum lycopersicum chromosome 8, SLM_r2.1, the proteins below share one genomic window:
- the LOC101055515 gene encoding Hop-interacting protein THI018, with protein MALEALSTNELLNFIIYDTISTTTTTTNSNNNLDENALFFDNHEENNAFLLKPQDFCTTTPLEQQYSIAASVPRPESSREKNNLSVAAQSGGGGGGRKKRRRRPKICKNKEEAENQRMTHIAVERNRRKQMNEHLSVLRSLMPESYVQRGDQASIVGGAIEFVKELEHILQSLEAQKFVLLQQQQEGGTSNDNDDCDGGKREVSKADYVGTPFAQFFSYPQYTCCELPNKYTSKSKAAIADIEVTLIETHANVRILSRRRFRQLSKLVAAFQSLYISVLHLNVTTLDPLVLYSISVKVEEGCQLNSADDIAGAVHHMLRIIEEEAATL; from the exons ATGGCTTTAGAAGCACTTTCTACCAATGAACTCCTCAACTTCATTATCTACGATACAATCtctaccaccaccaccaccaccaataGCAACAACAATCTTGATGAAAATGCCTTATTTTTTGACAATCATGAAGAAAATAATGCCTTTCTATTAAAGCCTCAAGATTTTTGTACTACTACTCCCTTAGAGCAACAATATTCCATCGCCGCCTCAGTGCCGCGACCAGAGTCTTCTAGAGAGAAGAATAATTTGTCGGTCGCGGCACAATCAGGAGGCGGCGGTGGAGggagaaagaaaaggagaagaagaccTAAAATTTGTAAGAATAAAGAGGAAGCTGAAAATCAAAGAATGACTCACATTGCTGTTGAGAGAAATAGGAGGAAACAAATGAATGAACATCTTTCTGTTTTACGTTCTCTCATGCCTGAATCTTATGTTCAAAGG GGTGACCAAGCTTCAATCGTTGGTGGTGCAATTGAATTCGTAAAGGAATTAGAACACATTCTACAATCTCTTGAAGCACAAAAATTCGTattattacaacaacaacaagaaggcGGTACTagtaatgataatgatgattgTGACGGTGGAAAGAGAGAAGTTTCGAAGGCGGATTATGTTGGGACCCCATTTGCTCAATTTTTCTCGTATCCACAATATACATGTTGTGAATTACCAAATAAATATACATCAAAGAGCAAGGCAGCTATAGCTGATATTGAAGTAACTTTAATTGAAACACATGCAAATGTTAGAATATTATCAAGAAGAAGATTTCGTCAGCTATCAAAATTGGTCGCTGCGTTTCAGTCATTGTACATTTCTGTCCTTCACCTCAATGTCACCACTTTAGATCCATTGGTTCTTTATTCAATAAGTGTTAAG GTGGAAGAAGGTTGCCAACTAAATTCAGCAGATGACATAGCAGGTGCAGTCCACCACATGCTAAGAATAATTGAGGAGGAAGCAGCTACACTTTAA